In Streptomyces sp. NBC_01551, one DNA window encodes the following:
- the hemW gene encoding radical SAM family heme chaperone HemW: MPSALPDGEPMPEDGSLPSHALAGAGDRPLGFYLHVPYCATRCGYCDFNTYTATELRGTGGVLASRENYADTLIDEVRLARKVLGDDPRAVRTVFVGGGTPTLLPAGDLVRMLAAIRDEFGLAQDAEITTEANPESVDPRYLAELRAGGFNRISFGMQSAKQHVLKVLDRTHTPGRPQACVAEARAAGFEHVNLDLIYGTPGESDEDWRDSLAAALGAGPDHVSAYALIVEEGTQLARRIRRGEVPMTDDDVHADRYLIADAVMAEAGYSWYEVSNWATSEAGRCLHNELYWRGADWWGAGPGAHSHVGGVRWWNVKHPGAYAAALAEGRSPGAGRELLSAEDRRVERILLELRLVDGVPLSLLAPAGLAAAGRALSDGLLDPGPYAAGRAVLTLRGRLLADAVVRDLVD, from the coding sequence ATGCCTTCCGCACTGCCCGACGGTGAACCCATGCCCGAAGACGGCTCGCTGCCGTCGCACGCCCTGGCGGGTGCCGGGGACCGGCCGCTCGGGTTCTACCTGCACGTCCCGTACTGCGCCACGCGCTGCGGGTACTGCGACTTCAACACGTACACCGCCACCGAGCTGCGGGGCACCGGCGGGGTGCTCGCCTCGCGCGAGAACTACGCCGACACCCTGATCGACGAGGTGCGCCTGGCCCGGAAGGTGCTGGGCGACGACCCGCGCGCCGTGCGGACCGTGTTCGTGGGCGGCGGTACGCCGACGCTGCTGCCGGCCGGGGACCTCGTACGGATGCTCGCGGCGATCCGCGACGAGTTCGGGCTGGCGCAGGACGCCGAGATCACCACGGAGGCCAATCCGGAGTCGGTGGACCCGCGGTACCTGGCGGAGCTGCGGGCCGGGGGCTTCAACCGGATCTCCTTCGGCATGCAGAGCGCCAAGCAGCACGTCCTGAAGGTGCTCGACCGCACGCACACGCCGGGGCGGCCGCAGGCGTGCGTCGCGGAGGCGCGGGCGGCCGGCTTCGAGCACGTCAACCTGGACCTGATCTACGGCACGCCCGGCGAGTCCGACGAGGACTGGCGGGACTCGCTGGCGGCGGCGCTGGGGGCCGGGCCGGACCACGTGTCGGCGTACGCGCTGATCGTGGAGGAGGGCACCCAGCTGGCTCGGCGGATTCGGCGGGGCGAGGTCCCGATGACGGACGACGACGTGCACGCGGACCGGTACCTGATCGCGGACGCGGTGATGGCCGAGGCGGGGTACTCCTGGTACGAGGTGTCGAACTGGGCCACCTCGGAGGCGGGGCGCTGCCTGCACAACGAGCTGTACTGGCGCGGTGCCGACTGGTGGGGCGCGGGTCCCGGCGCGCACTCGCACGTGGGCGGGGTGCGGTGGTGGAACGTGAAGCACCCGGGCGCGTACGCGGCGGCGCTGGCCGAGGGCCGCTCGCCGGGCGCCGGGCGGGAGCTGCTGTCCGCGGAGGACCGGCGGGTGGAGCGGATCCTGCTGGAGCTCCGGCTGGTGGACGGGGTCCCGCTGTCGCTGCTGGCCCCCGCCGGTCTCGCCGCTGCCGGGCGGGCCCTGTCGGACGGCCTGCTGGATCCCGGCCCCTACGCGGCGGGCCGCGCCGTCCTGACCCTCCGCGGCCGCCTCCTGGCCGACGCGGTGGTCCGCGACCTGGTCGACTGA
- a CDS encoding long-chain fatty acid--CoA ligase, with protein sequence MSDTQTLIENRPPTVAALFLERVAATPDAEAYRFPVPAAGGQGPDEWKSLSWGQAADRVFAIAAGLVDLGLESEQRVALASGTRVEWILADLGVMCAGGAVTTIYPSTNAEESAFILADSDSHVLIAEDASQLAKARERRADLPALSHVVVIESADAVPAEGDPEGWVLSLADLEARGREYLAKHPEAIKERIGAITADQLATLIYTSGTTGRPKGVRLPHDNWSYMAKATVATGMISSEDVQYLWLPLAHVFGKVLTSGQIEVGHVTAVDGRIDKIIENLPVVQPTYMAAVPRIFEKVYNGVAAKARAGGGAKYKIFQWSVGVAREYAKVTQDNYRRTGNATAPFGLSTKHKIADALVYSKLREAFGGRLRAAVSGASALAPEIGYFFSGAGINILEGYGLTESSAASFVNPGEAYRTGTVGKPLPGTEVRIADDGEILLRGPGIMQGYHGQPEKTAEVLEPDGWLHTGDIGELSPDGYLRITDRKKDLIKTSGGKYVAPAEIEGQFKAICPYVSSIVVHGADRNFCSALIALDGPSIEVWAGENGLEGKTYAEIVAAPETTRLIETYVQTLNAGLQRWQTVKQFRLLPRDLDVEHGDLTPSLKLKRPVVEREFKHLIDEMYAGTREA encoded by the coding sequence GTGAGCGACACACAGACCTTGATCGAGAACCGCCCGCCCACCGTGGCGGCCCTGTTCCTTGAGCGTGTCGCCGCCACGCCGGACGCGGAGGCCTACCGGTTCCCCGTCCCCGCGGCCGGCGGCCAGGGCCCGGACGAGTGGAAGTCGCTCAGCTGGGGGCAGGCCGCCGACCGCGTGTTCGCTATCGCGGCCGGTCTGGTCGACCTCGGGCTGGAGTCCGAGCAGCGCGTCGCGCTGGCCTCCGGCACCCGGGTGGAGTGGATCCTCGCCGACCTCGGCGTGATGTGCGCGGGCGGCGCGGTCACCACCATCTACCCCAGCACCAACGCCGAGGAGTCGGCGTTCATCCTGGCCGACTCCGACAGCCACGTACTGATCGCCGAGGACGCCTCCCAGCTGGCCAAGGCCCGCGAGCGGCGGGCCGACCTGCCCGCGCTGTCGCACGTGGTGGTCATCGAGAGCGCCGACGCGGTCCCGGCCGAGGGTGATCCGGAGGGCTGGGTGCTCTCCCTCGCCGACCTGGAGGCGCGCGGCAGGGAGTACCTCGCCAAGCACCCCGAGGCGATCAAGGAGCGGATCGGGGCCATCACCGCCGACCAGCTCGCCACGCTCATCTACACCTCGGGCACCACCGGCCGCCCCAAGGGCGTGCGGCTGCCGCACGACAACTGGTCGTACATGGCCAAGGCCACCGTGGCGACCGGCATGATCTCCAGCGAGGACGTCCAGTACCTCTGGCTGCCGCTGGCGCACGTCTTCGGCAAGGTGCTCACCTCCGGCCAGATCGAGGTCGGGCACGTCACCGCCGTGGACGGCCGGATCGACAAGATCATCGAGAACCTGCCGGTGGTCCAGCCGACCTACATGGCGGCCGTCCCGCGCATCTTCGAGAAGGTCTACAACGGGGTCGCCGCCAAGGCCCGGGCCGGCGGCGGCGCCAAGTACAAGATCTTCCAGTGGTCGGTCGGCGTCGCCCGCGAATACGCCAAGGTCACCCAGGACAACTACCGGCGCACCGGCAACGCGACGGCCCCCTTCGGCCTCTCCACCAAGCACAAGATCGCCGACGCGCTCGTCTACTCCAAGCTCCGCGAGGCCTTCGGCGGGCGGCTGCGCGCGGCCGTCTCCGGCGCCTCCGCCCTCGCCCCCGAGATCGGCTACTTCTTCTCCGGCGCCGGCATCAACATCCTGGAGGGCTACGGGCTGACCGAGTCCAGCGCGGCCTCCTTCGTGAACCCCGGCGAGGCCTATCGCACCGGCACCGTCGGCAAGCCGCTCCCCGGCACCGAGGTCCGCATCGCCGACGACGGCGAGATCCTGCTGCGCGGCCCCGGCATCATGCAGGGCTACCACGGCCAGCCCGAGAAGACCGCCGAGGTGCTGGAGCCGGACGGCTGGCTGCACACCGGCGACATCGGCGAGCTGTCGCCCGACGGCTACCTGCGCATCACCGACCGCAAGAAGGACCTGATCAAGACGTCGGGCGGCAAGTACGTCGCCCCGGCGGAGATCGAGGGCCAGTTCAAGGCGATCTGCCCGTACGTCTCCAGCATCGTGGTGCACGGCGCGGACCGGAACTTCTGCTCGGCGCTGATCGCCCTCGACGGGCCGTCCATCGAGGTCTGGGCCGGGGAGAACGGGCTGGAGGGCAAGACGTACGCCGAGATCGTGGCCGCGCCGGAGACGACGCGCCTGATCGAGACGTACGTACAGACGCTGAACGCGGGCCTCCAGCGCTGGCAGACCGTGAAGCAGTTCCGGCTGCTGCCGCGGGACCTGGACGTCGAGCACGGTGACCTCACGCCCAGCCTCAAGCTGAAGCGGCCGGTCGTCGAGCGCGAGTTCAAGCACCTGATCGACGAGATGTACGCCGGGACGCGCGAGGCGTAA
- the lepA gene encoding translation elongation factor 4 — protein MPAIPSHVPEPSRTDPALIRNFCIIAHIDHGKSTLADRMLQLTGVVDSRQMRAQYLDRMDIERERGITIKSQAVRLPWAPTTGEDEGKTHILNMIDTPGHVDFTYEVSRSLAACEGTILLVDAAQGIEAQTLANLYLAMENDLAIVPVLNKIDLPAAQPEKFAEELANLVGCQPEDVLRVSAKTGLGVDALLDKVVATVPAPVGVKNAPARAMIFDSVYDSYRGVVTYVRVVDGQLNKRERIRMMSTGATHELLEIGVSSPEMTPADGIGVGEVGYIITGVKDVRQSKVGDTITSLHNGATEALGGYKDPRPMVFSGLYPLDGSDYPDLREALDKLQLNDAALVYEPETSAALGFGFRVGFLGLLHLDVVRERLEREFGLDLIATAPNVVYRVVLEDGKEVTVTNPSEFPEGKISDVYEPVVRATILAPSEFIGAIMELCQTRRGTLLGMDYLSEDRVEIRYTLPLAEIVFDFFDQLKSKTRGYASLDYEPTGEQASSLVKVDILLHGDKVDAFSAVTHKDAAYAYGVRLVAKLRELIPRQAFEVPIQAAVGSRVIARETIRAIRKDVLAKCYGGDISRKRKLLEKQKEGKKRMKMVGSVEVPQEAFIAVLSSDDSGGKKK, from the coding sequence GTGCCCGCGATCCCCAGCCACGTGCCCGAGCCGAGCCGTACCGACCCGGCGCTGATCCGCAATTTCTGCATCATCGCGCACATCGACCACGGCAAGTCGACCCTTGCCGACCGGATGCTCCAGCTCACCGGTGTCGTCGACTCGCGGCAGATGCGCGCCCAGTACCTCGACCGCATGGACATCGAGCGTGAGCGAGGCATCACGATCAAGTCCCAGGCGGTCCGACTGCCGTGGGCGCCCACCACGGGCGAGGACGAGGGCAAGACGCACATCCTCAACATGATCGACACCCCCGGGCACGTCGACTTCACCTACGAGGTCTCCCGTTCCCTCGCCGCGTGCGAGGGCACGATCCTCCTGGTGGACGCCGCCCAGGGCATCGAGGCGCAGACCCTCGCCAACCTGTACCTGGCGATGGAGAACGACCTCGCGATCGTCCCCGTGCTGAACAAGATCGACCTGCCGGCGGCCCAGCCGGAGAAGTTCGCCGAGGAGCTCGCGAACCTGGTCGGCTGCCAGCCCGAGGACGTCCTGCGGGTCTCCGCGAAGACCGGTCTCGGCGTGGACGCGCTGCTCGACAAGGTCGTCGCCACCGTCCCGGCGCCGGTCGGCGTCAAGAACGCCCCCGCCCGCGCGATGATCTTCGACTCGGTCTACGACTCGTACCGCGGTGTCGTCACGTACGTCCGTGTGGTCGACGGCCAGCTCAACAAGCGCGAGCGCATCCGGATGATGTCCACCGGCGCCACGCACGAGCTGCTGGAGATCGGCGTCTCCTCCCCGGAGATGACCCCGGCCGACGGCATCGGCGTCGGCGAGGTGGGCTACATCATCACCGGCGTGAAGGACGTCCGTCAGTCCAAGGTCGGTGACACCATCACCAGCCTGCACAACGGCGCGACCGAGGCCCTCGGCGGTTACAAGGACCCGCGGCCGATGGTCTTCTCGGGCCTCTACCCGCTCGACGGCTCGGACTACCCGGACCTGCGCGAGGCCCTGGACAAGCTGCAGCTCAACGACGCCGCGCTCGTCTACGAGCCGGAGACCTCGGCGGCGCTCGGCTTCGGCTTCCGCGTCGGCTTCCTCGGCCTGCTCCACCTGGACGTGGTGCGCGAGCGCCTGGAGCGCGAGTTCGGTCTCGACCTGATCGCCACCGCGCCGAACGTGGTCTACCGCGTCGTCCTGGAGGACGGCAAGGAGGTCACCGTCACCAACCCGAGCGAGTTCCCCGAGGGCAAGATCTCGGACGTGTACGAGCCGGTCGTGCGGGCGACGATCCTCGCGCCCAGCGAGTTCATCGGCGCGATCATGGAACTCTGCCAGACCCGTCGCGGCACCCTGCTCGGCATGGACTACCTCTCCGAGGACCGGGTCGAGATCCGCTACACCCTCCCGCTCGCGGAGATCGTCTTCGACTTCTTCGACCAGCTGAAGTCCAAGACGCGCGGCTACGCCTCGCTCGACTACGAGCCCACCGGCGAGCAGGCCTCCAGCCTGGTCAAGGTCGACATCCTGCTGCACGGCGACAAGGTCGACGCCTTCTCCGCCGTCACGCACAAGGACGCGGCCTACGCGTACGGCGTGCGCCTGGTCGCCAAGCTGCGCGAGCTCATCCCGCGGCAGGCCTTCGAGGTGCCGATCCAGGCGGCCGTCGGCTCCCGCGTCATCGCCCGCGAGACGATCCGCGCCATCCGCAAGGACGTCCTCGCCAAGTGCTACGGCGGTGACATCTCCCGTAAGCGGAAGCTGCTGGAGAAGCAGAAGGAAGGCAAGAAGCGGATGAAGATGGTCGGCTCCGTGGAGGTTCCGCAGGAGGCCTTCATCGCGGTGCTGTCCAGCGACGACTCCGGCGGCAAGAAGAAGTAG